The sequence GAAACCCTCCCTCAACCTCCCACAAGGTTTCAGAAGATCTAAGCAGAGCTCAgaaactgctgcacaaactggtgcatctgttggctgcctctgttagctgtgcttgAGGAGAAACTCCCTGTGTGCTGCAGGGATAGTGCAAGAGGGAATGGGGGATGCTGACCCACTGCTAGGCCAGTACCCTCCCAGGGTCCAGAGATCTTTTCTCATATCGCTTTTATACACACATTTACTCTGCCCCAAACAAGGATGGCCACATCTTCTCCCCTAACAGAGGAAGGCAAGAGGACAGAGAATGGACTAGGACCAAGACCAGGCTCAGACATGATTCTGTGTCTGGAAGAGAGCAGAAACAGGGTGCAAGGTGCAAGACTGAACCTCCTTCTACAAGGTAGCAGTTGTCCTAGTTTGATGACCTACAGAGTAAATTCAGACCACAGAGCAAATGCACTTCTCAAAAGGTATGAATATTTCCAGGCAATTTGTGGTAATATAACAGCTTGAGTGCCTTAGTATCTTAGTCCTCATGAAGAGATTCCTATCAACTAACTCAGACTGATTCAAGTGAACCTGTACCCAGAAGCTCTCATATCTGAGtggtttttcttcttactttaCCTGTTGATTCATACATCTCATTAGCTGAAGAACTGCCCCTGCAAGAAATTTtgtgctttaatatttttttcattgataTTTGACAGTCATAATGATGAACAGAGGTATCATTTCTGCTTAGGGAACAAGCACTGCATTGTCTTTCTGAAGATTTTTGAGTCATCTACCAATGACATAATGTGGACGTTGCTATAGGCTGCAGATTTTTGTGAGGTCTTCCTCAGAGTACAGGCAGAAAATGCTATTTATAAATAATGACACCACTCATCCTGCCCAAGGAATCTTTAAGGATTTGGTTTGCAAACATGATTAGTAAGATTTGGAGAATCTGTGGGTTTCCAAGCAGAAATGTACTAAATATCCCCCATGATTTTATATGTCACCTAGTTCGAAGGTTTTAGGATGCAgatattactatttttttctcttatctacaggaacaatctttttttcccccacagtagAGTGAGTTTGTGCTCCAGAACTCAGAGACCAGCAGGTTGTATGAATCAGCTTCATGCAGTACACCCATGCTGTGTATCTGATACCTTACACTAAATTGCAAATTCTAAATATACCCAGTGACTGTACACTGGGCCTTGGAGCTCAGTTGGACTGATGGCTTGGAGTGTCCAGGATATTTCGTGTCACTTTGTTTGTGAGGGGCAAGACATTTGCATTTCTGGATCTACAAGATTACTGACCACAAAAATGTTCAGGAGGAATCAGGACAGAAGGTGTAAAGGTGAAATATTGGACTAGATCCACTCACCCCTGTGCCATGCGtagcagaacagcagcagaagcagcaagatcAGACAGAAGCATCCAGCAATAATAACAAGGATTTTCTGTCCAGATCTCCCTCCTCTGGCATCAGTgtctgaaatatgaaagaaagtatttttcatgaGTATTTTAAAGAGTTAATTATAACTGTTTAAATATATTTACCACAGAAGGCTCCCTCTGGTTACAACACAGGAAAGTACTGATCACTATGGAGGATCCTCTGCATAAAGGAAATTTGTCAGTACGAAATGGCCATCCTACAGGTGGGATGTGTAACCTCACCCTGGCTGCAGCGTATGCCTGCATCATGTCTGCTTGCCTCTGCCCGCACCGTGAGCTGTGGGCTGCCTGCTTGGTGCTCTGAGTCATTactgcagccctgggcaggggacaTGTCACGATCACTGGCAGGTCTCAACCCCCTCAGAGAACATTGCATTTATGACATGTAGTGCAGGACAGATTAGCTCTCTTAAGGAACTCTGAAAAttcaaataattatttctttgtgGGCAAATGTGAAGTTGGTTTTGGGCTTTTCTAATTGATTACAACTCATTCCCATGAGTTCCAGGTTTCACTGAGCTCTGGAAACTCCTTTCTAAGAGCTAGTGTCCTGCCAGTTCTCTCAGGATTATTTTGGGCCAAAATGCAAAAGTTCTTGTGTAAATTATTTCGATTATATCACAGTCAGATGATACAGGcagaattatttcatttatttcacttttatagCAGATCGCAACAGGAATGTAAGACAGTCACTGCTGTAATAAAGTCTTGTGTATCTCAAGATAAGGCAATAACATTCATTAGAATTAACCAAACAAAGTTAGAAATGTTAAAGGGCTGCACAGATCAGAGAGGATGTCTGGATATAttgcagaaatgctgcagaaCATTTACACAGCTAAACCCACGCGCTGCTTGAAACAGAGACAAAGCAATGTCCAGATTACATGGCAAAGTCAGAATAGATATTCCAGCCTTGACCATCTTACTAAAAGAATCTGATGATCCAGGTCCGACAGGTAATTAATTAATTACCTAAGAATCTCctagactttattttttttacttgcaaGTATCACAAGCCACaaagtttatatatttttgtagATTTCCAGACTCAAGCTTGTCATTTGATTCATATTAAGGTCTAAGCTGTTCTGAGCCATAATTCACAACTTTGCTagtgaaaaataacttcatttaGCAATTACTGGTACTAGCAAAATCTCTCTCAGTGATTGAGAGGAAGTTCAGTACGAGCTTCTAAAAGAGTTACTTCATCTGGCAGAAAGGTTGGAACCAGCCAGCTGCTACTGGAAAGACTCACATCTCTCAGCAGCTTCCCCACAGCTGACTGAGCCCCTGTCTCTGCAActtaaaggaaaactgaaaagtgCTGTGATGTTGCCCATTCACCTCCCTGGTACGTATTTGCTCAACATAGGTCAGGCATATCAAAGATAGTGCATGGCCAGTGCCACACTTACCAGCACGTGCCTCACTGTACACAGTTAAGGTGATGCGCCTGGTTTGGATCTGCTGTTTGAAGGTGACGCTGTAGACCCCGCTGTCCTTGAGCTGCAGGTCCCGGAGCAGCAGGGATGCGTTCTCAGGGAAAAGCACAACACGACCTTGGTATGCGGCGTGTGGGAAATGTTTTGCAGAGCAGTGCTTGGGAGTCCCCTCAGCACTCAGGGAGCAGTTCAGCACCGTGCAGGTGACAATTCGCTCAGAGCGGTTACTGAATGTCCAGTGAAATGGCAGTGGGAAGTGAGAGGAGCTGCTGAGTTTGTAGGAGACGGGCAGGAGCACGGACTGGCCAACAGTGCCATTGACCAAATCCTGAGGGATTTTGATGAGAACAGCCTGGGAGAGACCTGCAATAAAAGGTAAAAAGCAGAGATCAGCAAGATCAGTTTTACAGAGTTAGCGCAGCCTCCTTTAATTTACAAATGAAGACTGTATTtacaaatgtcatttttttcatataaatgagAATAGATAATAGAAGTGGCATGCTAACAGCCAGTCCCAAATACTTACACTTTTCCCCAGTCACAGTTTGTTCTGTTATAGGACTCCTTGGGAGGTTgttgctcagacagcaaatatTTAACTGCCCAAGGCTGAGAAATATAAATCTTTCTCTGAAATGGGTGGGGGGAAAATCTCCTCACACTATTGTAGTCTGCTGTCATTTTCACtttatgtgactttttttttttctcttctcacacACACCTAGCGCATGGCCCCACTTTAACATATTTTTTTGCACAGGTGAATCTTTGGCCTCTCACTGAGCACAGTCCTCCTCCTGGCCCACCCAGATGCATGAATGAAA is a genomic window of Dromaius novaehollandiae isolate bDroNov1 chromosome 11, bDroNov1.hap1, whole genome shotgun sequence containing:
- the LOC112987746 gene encoding uncharacterized protein LOC112987746 isoform X2, producing the protein MTRVLLRINSGQRVVLAMRDLLPWGLCSSWGDNMGPTQGCWTLCSILLLRLSQAVLIKIPQDLVNGTVGQSVLLPVSYKLSSSSHFPLPFHWTFSNRSERIVTCTVLNCSLSAEGTPKHCSAKHFPHAAYQGRVVLFPENASLLLRDLQLKDSGVYSVTFKQQIQTRRITLTVYSEARADTDARGGRSGQKILVIIAGCFCLILLLLLLFCYAWHRGAVLQLMRCMNQQVQHPCEPSVENILERSLSGIYISLQ
- the LOC112987746 gene encoding uncharacterized protein LOC112987746 isoform X1; its protein translation is MTRVLLRINSGQRVVLAMRDLLPWGLCSSWGDNMGPTQGCWTLCSILLLRLSQAVLIKIPQDLVNGTVGQSVLLPVSYKLSSSSHFPLPFHWTFSNRSERIVTCTVLNCSLSAEGTPKHCSAKHFPHAAYQGRVVLFPENASLLLRDLQLKDSGVYSVTFKQQIQTRRITLTVYSEARADTDARGGRSGQKILVIIAGCFCLILLLLLLFCYAWHRGAVLQLMRCMNQQVQSPSEPWGKWSDTELERIYANVIYLGRGS